Part of the Pseudobacteriovorax antillogorgiicola genome, TCAATGCCTGGCGATAGTCTTGGATGCGAGTTTCGTAAAGAGATAAAAATTGCTCAATAGCCGACAGCTCATCATTTAGCTGTACTAGGAGGTTTTCAGCGGTGGATAGACGAACTAGATTCAAATCTCTACCAGGGTGGTCGACGCTCAGGCTAACGCGATCTGCAAGACGAGTCATACTATCACTTAATGTTTGCCAATCCTCTTGTTGAACTTGATTGTTCACCAATTCATTTCCAAGCAGGGTGCCTCGATCAGTAATGAAAGCTTGAACATCGTTGGTTCGGCTTTTGATCTCATCATAGTTGGTTGCGGCTGCCAAAACAGCTTCAGCTTCTTCGACTTTTGCCTGAGCCTCATCGAGCGCTGTGGGAACCGTTTGAGAACGTACCTGGACAGCTTCTTGGAAAGCCGCAACGCGGTCTTCAAGCATCCCCACCTCTAGTTCAAAAGGATTAGCTTCCGGTTCTGGAGTGGCTGGTAAGGCTGCTCCACCCGATGACTCGACCTCTCGGTTTTCAGTAACAAGTTCGATTTTATCGAGTGCCCCTCGTTCGCAGGCAAGAGTCAGCACAGCGCAAAGCGCTGACAACAATATAGTTTTCATGGTCCCTCTAAATATAACTGGTCGTCTGCGTAAACTTTTTTCTCCTATCGGCATAACGACACATTTTCATGAGCCTCGTGGCATCTCACCTGTTGTTTAAGAGGGTTAACCACGCCTCAATTTAGTGAAGACAAACGGCAGCAACCCTGTACCGCTAAAGCATCGCGCCCGGTTCAAGTTGTTGCATCTTTCAGAATTGTCACCTTTCCCAGCGATTCTGCTCCGATGAAAGAATAGTTCCCGGGCTGTTCTCGGTGATCGAATTTTAGAGGAGGAAATATGGATATCGTATCCGCATTATCATCAGGCCTTTTAGGTGCCGCTGCTATGTTTCTATTTATGGAACTCGTGACACTTTCAAAACTTGCCAACGCCGACATGGTTCGCGCCGTGGGCAGTCTATTTACCCGTCGTTACGAAAACTCACTCAAGGTTGGTTTAACCCTCCATCTCATCGCCGGTCTTGGCTTTGGCCTTGCCTACTGCGGAATGTTGAATCTGATCGGCTCGAACGAGATTGCAGTCAATGTAGGCATCGGAGTCTTCAGCGGCTTCGTTCACGGATTCCTGGTGAGCTACGTGATTCTCATAGAAGGCCAGAATCGGCACCCTCTTACGGAGTTTCGATCAGCGGGATTTGAAGTTGCCGTTGCTCATGTGGTAGGTCACGTCTTTTACGGAGCCATCGTCGCCTACAGCTACGCCACACAAGTGTTACCTGCCTCCACGACCGAAGTCACTTTCACCGGCTGGGATATCTATCAAACGTACATGGCTGTTCTTGGAACGCTCACCGTTTTAGGACTGGTGGCACTTTCCATTAAAAACAGTCTTGATAACCTCCAAAAGTAGATTTCCTCTTGCCAGGCGTGTGAAAGCGCTGCCTGGCAAATTTCATTTCAAAGTCGAGATTCCGCAGCGATCCCAAAAATGGCGATGATCCTAAATATAGCAAAGGCGTGGAGCTTTTTATCCGAGGATTGCGTCTCGGTCGTGAATGAATTAGGGTTGATAGCGAAAGGGAAAACTGCAAATCACTCATGTGCAACGAGGTAACTATGGCTTATTCCACGCTGTCTTTCCGCATCTTTTTTTCCAGTGCTCTCACCTTACTAACGCTACTTGCATCTTGTGTCACTGACTCAGACTCCAAGACAGCTTTCGATGAGATTATCGAACAAGATACCATTCGCGTCGGCGCATACCGTTTCAATGTTCGAATGGCTGGCCCGCAAGATGGGCCACTCGTTATACTCCTTCATGGCTTTCCCCAGACCAGCTACTCCTATCGCCACCAGCTCGTGACGCTTGCCGATGCTGGATATCGGGCAGTCGCTCCTGATATGCGAGGCTATTCGCCGGAAGCGCGTCCCAAATCGGTCGAGGCCTACCGCATGGAGCATCTTGTATCTGATGTGATCGGCATTGCCGATGTTTTCAAGGCCCAGCGTTTTGATCTTGTCGGTCATGACTGGGGAGCCGCTGTCGGCTGGACTGTAGCTGCTACAGCTCCCGATCGAGTTAAGTCCTTTACAGCTCTCTCGATACCGCACCTGACAGCCTTTCAAGCCGCCATGTCTGATCCCAAGTGTCAGCAAGATAAGAAATCAGCTTATATTCAAGAGTTTGTGAAACCAAATTCGGAGGATATCTATCTGAAAAACGATCGGGCCGGCCTTCGAATGATCTATCGGGACATGGACCAAAACGAGGTGGAAGAATATTTACGGGTCCTTGGTAATAAGGAAGCACTTGGATCGGCTTTGAATTGGTACCGAGCCAACTTTGGCCCGGATGC contains:
- a CDS encoding alpha/beta fold hydrolase, which produces MAYSTLSFRIFFSSALTLLTLLASCVTDSDSKTAFDEIIEQDTIRVGAYRFNVRMAGPQDGPLVILLHGFPQTSYSYRHQLVTLADAGYRAVAPDMRGYSPEARPKSVEAYRMEHLVSDVIGIADVFKAQRFDLVGHDWGAAVGWTVAATAPDRVKSFTALSIPHLTAFQAAMSDPKCQQDKKSAYIQEFVKPNSEDIYLKNDRAGLRMIYRDMDQNEVEEYLRVLGNKEALGSALNWYRANFGPDAGKGGIGKVKVKTLFVWGAQDPAVGACAAQSSGQYVDEDRYEFKTLPDSGHWLLETDRELISSWILNHIKG